Part of the Planococcus plakortidis genome is shown below.
GGCACTCATCGCTGGCGGCATTTATGTCTATAGCGTCTACTCAAACTTCACCACCACACTGGACACGATGCACGAACCGGTCGAACGCGAACAGCCGTCTGTCGAACGGACTGAAATCGTCGAGTTCGACCAGCAAGACCCGTTCTCTGTGTTACTGCTCGGCGTCGACGAACGCGAAGATGACCGCGGCCGTTCGGACACGATGGTCGTCATGACCGTCAACCCGGAAACACAATCGACGAAAATGGTCTCCATCCCGCGTGACACATACACCGAAATCGTCGGACGCGGCACGACAGACAAGATCAATCATGCCTACGCATTCGGCGGCATCGAAATGTCGATGAACACGACTGAGAACTTACTCGATATCCCAATCGATTACGTCGTGCAAGTGAATATGGAAGGCTTTGAAGACATCGTCGATGCAGTGGACGGCGTCACCGTCAACAATGCGCTCGCCTTCGATAACTTCCCAGAAGGCGAAATCGAATTGAACGGCGAACAAGCTCTCGACTACGTCCAGATGCGCAAGCAAGACCCGCGCGGCGACTTCGGGCGCCAGGACCGCCAGAAGCAAGTCATCCAAGGCATCATGCGAAAAGGCGCTTCCATCAACAGCCTGTGGAACTACAAAGACATCTTCGACGCGCTCGGGCAAAACGTCCGCACGAACATGACCTTCGACGAAATGGTCGATGTGCAGCGTAATTACCAAGACGCGGTGGCGAATGTCGACCAGATGATCATCGAAGACGGCTACGGCGAAACGATCAACGGCATTTGGTATTACATGATGGACGATGCGGAACTCGCGGAAATCCAGTCGACCTTGAAAGAGCATTTAGAATTGGAACAAGCAACGGAATAACAGAAAAGACAGCTGCACTGGCCGATTAGGCATTGCAGCTGTCTTTTTTTATATATAGTGAGACGACCTAGCTTTCGTTTCATTTGGAAGAGCCGCAGTGCCTGCTTGGTGCTGGATGTCCCTTGCGGATCCCAAAAGCTATAGCGTGGGATGAGCTTCGGCCCCGCGCAAAGTCTTTCCACACAAAAAATAGCCACCCTCAAAGGGCGGCCATCCATTCACCGGAGTTCAGTGCTTTTTTTTTAATGAGATCGAACTTGGCTGCCTGCAGTTGGCATTGCTGGACGAAGTGGACGAACGCGCGGCGCGGGATCCCCAGTTCCTTCGCCCCGACAGCGGGACCGAGATCTTTCTCGATGTAATACTCGTACATAATGTCGCCAATGGCTTGTTTGTGTTCTCTCTCTAATTGCTTTTTCACCAACTCATAATCTTTCATGCCCCCGACACTCCTCTTGTAT
Proteins encoded:
- a CDS encoding LytR family transcriptional regulator, yielding MKKKRKWPKYVLIALLVALIAGGIYVYSVYSNFTTTLDTMHEPVEREQPSVERTEIVEFDQQDPFSVLLLGVDEREDDRGRSDTMVVMTVNPETQSTKMVSIPRDTYTEIVGRGTTDKINHAYAFGGIEMSMNTTENLLDIPIDYVVQVNMEGFEDIVDAVDGVTVNNALAFDNFPEGEIELNGEQALDYVQMRKQDPRGDFGRQDRQKQVIQGIMRKGASINSLWNYKDIFDALGQNVRTNMTFDEMVDVQRNYQDAVANVDQMIIEDGYGETINGIWYYMMDDAELAEIQSTLKEHLELEQATE